A DNA window from Engystomops pustulosus chromosome 6, aEngPut4.maternal, whole genome shotgun sequence contains the following coding sequences:
- the TMEM52 gene encoding transmembrane protein 52: MTVRGCYPPGRLLLLGCLHITITLCLADDDRDHDCQAGNCPQGSNWVNLWYVWLILVTIFLLLLCGTTASCIKFCCKKKKPPVQTLPNHPYEVTVIAIDNDSTIHSTVTSYSSVQYPHMFAFGDPDRSALSPPAYSLYALELPPAYEEAIKMAKPSNEVGTSVAGPKLEDITEHEGPEEEPDQQPEQPAVSNVTDSPPQYEETEITSQVQ, encoded by the exons ATGACGGTGCGTGGATGTTACCCgccggggaggctgctgctgctcggCTGCCTGCACATCACG ATTACCCTGTGTCTGGCCGATGATGATCGTGACCATGATTGTCAAGCTGG caaTTGTCCCCAGGGATCTAACTGGGTCAACCTCTGGTATGTCTG GCTGATCCTGGTCACCATATTTCTGCTCTTGCTTTGTGGGACTACGGCCAGCTGCATCAAGTTCTGTTGTAAAAAGAAGAAACCGCCTGTGCAGACCCTGCCAAACCATCCCTATGAAGTGACCGTGATCGCAATAGACAATGACAGCACCATCCATAGCACGGTTACCT CGTACAGCTCTGTTCAGTATCCTCACATGTTTGCCTTTGGTGACCCTGACAGAAGTGCCCTGTCACCCCCTGCTTATAGTCTCTATGCTCTAGAGCTCCCTCCAGCCTATGAAGAAGCAATCAAGATGGCAAAGCCCAGTAATGAGGTTGGCACCTCTGTAGCTGGCCCAAAACTAGAGGATATCACTGAGCACGAGGGGCCTGAAGAAGAGCCAGATCAGCAACCAGAGCAGCCAGCAGTGTCCAATGTCACTGACTCACCTCCCCAGTATGAAGAGACTGAAATTACAAGTCAGGTCCAGTGA